The following proteins are encoded in a genomic region of Cellulomonas sp. ES6:
- a CDS encoding thioredoxin domain-containing protein, whose translation MADRLARSTSPYLRQHAGNPVDWWEWGPDALAEARRRDVPLLVSIGYASCHWCHVMAHESFEDPEVAAVMNRGFVNVKVDREERPDLDAAYMAATQAMTGQGGWPMTVFATPDGDPFFCGTYFPPVPVAGRPSFRQVLDALSRTWRERRDEVRAGAAELLAAVGGAAGPADGSPPRDPGEAGRPGDPAADAVSPALDLAAVVRVGDLALTALADAYDAEHGGFGGAPKFPPSPLLEWLLRRAARTGDERALAMAGATLTAMARGGMADQVGGGFARYSVDATWTVPHFEKMLEDNAMLLRVYTHWWRLTGSDLARRVVEGTAEHLLRDLRTPEGGFASSLDADTAGVEGATYVWTPAELTAVLGPEDGAWAADVLGVTPEGTFEAGASVLTLRSGPDPREEVRFERVRRALLRARAARPQPHRDDKVVAAWNGLAVAALAEAGAVLGRREWVAAAHDAAELLHRVHTLRGGDGLTRLARTSRDGAVGTAPGVLADYAAVAEGWLVLGGVTGDGRWTARGSALLDTVLARFRAPGHGFRATADDQTDPVVGRLTGGPDVADGPSPNAGAAAAGALLTRAALTGSATDRQVAELALADPLSIAHRHPRAVGWALAVAEAVLDGPREVAVVGRADDPGRVALVRTAVRATAPGLVLAQGDPDEVAGSADAVGLLRDRPLVGGRAAAYVCRGFVCDRPTTDPAELRASLA comes from the coding sequence ATGGCCGACCGCCTCGCCCGCAGCACCAGCCCGTACCTGCGCCAGCACGCCGGCAACCCCGTCGACTGGTGGGAGTGGGGCCCGGACGCCCTGGCCGAGGCACGCCGCCGGGACGTCCCGCTGCTGGTGTCGATCGGCTACGCCTCCTGCCACTGGTGCCACGTCATGGCCCACGAGTCCTTCGAGGACCCGGAGGTCGCCGCCGTGATGAACCGCGGGTTCGTCAACGTCAAGGTGGACCGCGAGGAGCGTCCCGACCTGGACGCGGCGTACATGGCCGCCACCCAGGCCATGACCGGGCAGGGCGGCTGGCCGATGACGGTGTTCGCCACGCCGGACGGCGACCCGTTCTTCTGCGGCACGTACTTCCCGCCGGTGCCGGTCGCGGGGCGGCCGTCGTTCCGGCAGGTGCTCGACGCCCTGTCCCGGACCTGGCGGGAGCGGCGCGACGAGGTCCGGGCGGGGGCCGCGGAGCTGCTCGCGGCGGTGGGCGGCGCCGCGGGGCCGGCCGACGGCTCCCCGCCCCGCGACCCGGGCGAGGCGGGCCGCCCCGGCGACCCCGCCGCCGACGCCGTCTCCCCCGCGCTCGACCTGGCCGCCGTCGTCCGGGTCGGCGACCTGGCCCTGACGGCGCTCGCCGACGCGTACGACGCGGAGCACGGCGGGTTCGGCGGCGCCCCGAAGTTCCCGCCGTCGCCGCTGCTGGAGTGGCTGCTGCGTCGCGCGGCCCGGACGGGCGACGAGCGCGCCCTGGCGATGGCCGGGGCCACCCTGACCGCGATGGCCCGCGGCGGCATGGCGGACCAGGTGGGCGGGGGCTTCGCGCGCTACTCCGTGGACGCCACGTGGACGGTGCCGCACTTCGAGAAGATGCTCGAGGACAACGCGATGCTGCTGCGGGTGTACACGCACTGGTGGCGGCTGACGGGGTCGGACCTGGCGCGGCGCGTCGTCGAGGGCACCGCGGAGCACCTGCTGCGGGACCTGCGCACCCCGGAGGGCGGCTTCGCGTCGTCGCTCGACGCGGACACGGCCGGCGTCGAGGGCGCCACGTACGTGTGGACCCCGGCGGAGCTGACCGCGGTGCTCGGGCCGGAGGACGGGGCGTGGGCGGCGGACGTGCTCGGGGTGACGCCCGAGGGCACCTTCGAGGCCGGGGCGTCGGTGCTGACGCTGCGCTCCGGGCCGGACCCGCGCGAGGAGGTCCGGTTCGAGCGCGTGCGCCGGGCCCTGCTGCGGGCGCGTGCGGCCCGCCCGCAGCCGCACCGGGACGACAAGGTGGTGGCGGCGTGGAACGGCCTGGCGGTCGCGGCGCTCGCCGAGGCCGGCGCGGTGCTGGGACGCCGGGAGTGGGTGGCCGCCGCGCACGACGCCGCCGAGCTGCTCCACCGCGTGCACACCCTCCGGGGCGGCGACGGGCTGACCCGGCTGGCCCGCACGTCGCGAGACGGCGCGGTGGGGACGGCGCCGGGCGTCCTGGCGGACTACGCGGCGGTCGCCGAGGGCTGGCTCGTGCTGGGCGGGGTCACCGGTGACGGCCGCTGGACCGCCCGCGGGTCGGCGCTGCTCGACACGGTGCTCGCCCGGTTCCGGGCACCCGGGCACGGGTTCCGGGCGACCGCCGACGACCAGACCGACCCGGTGGTCGGCCGCCTCACCGGGGGCCCCGACGTCGCGGACGGCCCGAGCCCGAACGCCGGCGCGGCCGCGGCGGGCGCGCTGCTGACCCGGGCCGCGCTGACCGGCTCGGCCACGGACCGTCAGGTGGCCGAGCTCGCGCTCGCCGACCCGCTGTCGATCGCGCACCGCCACCCGCGGGCCGTCGGGTGGGCGCTCGCCGTCGCGGAGGCCGTCCTGGACGGCCCCCGCGAGGTGGCGGTGGTGGGCCGGGCCGACGACCCGGGGCGGGTCGCGCTCGTCCGCACCGCCGTGCGGGCGACCGCACCGGGGCTGGTGCTCGCGCAGGGCGACCCGGACGAGGTCGCCGGCTCGGCGGACGCGGTGGGGCTGCTGCGGGACCGGCCGCTGGTCGGCGGACGCGCCGCGGCGTACGTGTGCCGCGGCTTCGTGTGCGACCGCCCGACCACCGACCCGGCGGAGCTGCGGGCGTCGCTCGCCTGA